Proteins from a genomic interval of Coccinella septempunctata chromosome 2, icCocSept1.1, whole genome shotgun sequence:
- the LOC123306711 gene encoding uncharacterized protein LOC123306711 translates to MVSRMDNINKFEVKKCIMAISKKLREPQSSMNKNLRRRVLIVNMHNQILKRIGADNPPKKNEKSHVPPLTPVEEMIELDRRLEKSFKISDVLDGIVQGIFDPVKSNEKIARMCHQERPVRTFRHRNFIHETPKRAVYQGELAETNVRESHSDNLNPVKHCSKEGCLFYEEYVLQTGRRKRRRQK, encoded by the coding sequence GTCTCCAGGATGGATAATATCAACAAATTCGAAGTTAAAAAGTGCATCATGGCTATTTCGAAAAAGTTGAGAGAACCTCAGAGTTCCATGAATAAAAATCTTCGAAGAAGGGTATTGATTGTTAACATGCACAACCAAATTCTGAAAAGAATAGGCGCTGATAATCCGccgaagaaaaatgaaaaatcacacGTACCACCATTGACGCCCGTGGAAGAAATGATTGAGCTGGATAGGAGACTGGAGAAATCCTTTAAAATATCGGATGTTTTAGACGGCATAGTTCAGGGAATATTCGATCCTGTGAAATCAAACGAAAAAATCGCCAGAATGTGTCATCAAGAAAGGCCCGTTAGGACCTTCAGACATAGGAATTTCATCCATGAAACACCCAAAAGGGCTGTGTATCAGGGAGAATTAGCGGAAACGAATGTGCGTGAGTCCCATTCTGACAATTTAAATCCAGTGAAACATTGTTCGAAAGAAGGATGTTTGTTCTACGAGGAATACGTTTTACAAACTGGACGTCGGAAAAGGAGACGGCAGAAATGA